One stretch of Armigeres subalbatus isolate Guangzhou_Male chromosome 2, GZ_Asu_2, whole genome shotgun sequence DNA includes these proteins:
- the LOC134210369 gene encoding uncharacterized protein LOC134210369 yields MKNELRQLYYIPHLDGVVRWVAASCVWCKVCHCRPKAPRMAPLPVQRVTPNLRAFDYVGVDYLGPLDVTIGHRTEKRWNALFTCMLTRTVHLEVAHGLTTQSCLMAIHRFIGCRGWPIEFFLDNGTNLRGASKEVVEAVDIRDDCADQLTNARTKWMFNPPVAPHMGGVWERLVRSVKELLTAFNDGRRLTDEILQTVLVEAEDIINSRPLTYVSQQSDEAEALTPNHLLNQPCMALPPPHPAVALRNAFQRSQQLSTVMWERWIKEYVPSLNQRTKWFDEARPLRAGDLVYIVEGTSRKCWIHGVVEEVVMSGDGRVRQAWVRTSTGRYKRATVKQARIKMEDGNTNRMWLPGQSYGPGNVLAALPLR; encoded by the coding sequence ATGAAAAACGAGTTGCGGCAGCTGTACTACATTCCACATTTAGATGGAGTGGTCCGTTGGGTGGCAGCATCCTGCGTATGGTGCAAAGTGTGTCATTGTCGTCCCAAAGCGCCTAGGATGGCCCCGCTGCCAGTACAACGGGTCACGCCGAATCTGCGTGCGTTTGACTATGTTGGCGTCGATTACCTGGGACCACTCGACGTAACCATTGGGCACAGGACAGAGAAGAGATGGAACGCGCTGTTTACTTGTATGCTGACTCGCACTGTGCATTTGGAGGTGGCGCACGGGCTGACAACTCAGTCGTGTTTGATGGCGATACACCGGTTCATCGGTTGCCGGGGTTGGCCGATCGAGTTCTTTTTGGACAACGGGACGAATCTTCGAGGTGCCAGCAAGGAAGTAGTGGAGGCTGTGGACATCAGAGATGACTGCGCAGACCAATTGACGAACGCAAGAACGAAGTGGATGTTCAACCCTCCGGTCGCACCACACATGGGAGGCGTCTGGGAACGGTTGGTCCGGTCCGTGAAGGAGTTACTAACGGCGTTCAATGATGGAAGGCGGTTGACTGACGAGATACTGCAAACGGTCCTCGTCGAAGCGGAGGACATCATTAACTCCCGTCCGCTGACGTACGTGTCGCAACAGTCCGATGAAGCAGAGGCGCTCACCCCTAATCATTTATTGAACCAGCCATGTATGGCTCTCCCACCTCCCCACCCAGCGGTGGCCTTAAGGAACGCGTTTCAACGATCGCAACAGTTGTCTACTGTGATGTGGGAACGGTGGATTAAGGAGTACGTGCCGTCGTTGAATCAAAGAACGAAATGGTTCGACGAAGCTAGGCCGTTACGGGCAGGAGATCTGGTCTACATAGTTGAGGGTACTAGCCGGAAGTGCTGGATCCACGGTGTGGTGGAAGAGGTCGTCATGTCTGGTGATGGACGGGTCCGTCAAGCGTGGGTGCGTACCAGCACCGGAAGGTACAAACGAGCGACAGTTAAACAAGCCAGAATAAAAATGGAGGATGGTAACACTAACCGGATGTGGCTTCCGGGACAGAGTTACGGGCCGGGGAATGTTCTGGCAGCACTGCCACTCCGATGA